One segment of Planctomycetota bacterium DNA contains the following:
- a CDS encoding transposase — MLRAALDVARRALPKYSHRFSPKKFTQHQLFACLVLKEFLQLDYRGLEALLAENASLRDVLGLATAPDYSTVARASRRLLLSSRVQRLLDQTLRRARVLRKLKRVQLAAIDCSGFEAHRVSHYFVRRRARDGKTTGKWHTTTYRRFPKIALVCDCHSHLILSATTHQGPAPDFDCWDATVDQARRRLRINKLLADAGFDAEWIHQAARIVYGMRTLIPAKHGRPTDKPPRGYFRRRMARRFDRKTYRQRAQVETVFSMLKRRLGSAVNAHHYWSQCRALLLKAITHNLMILRPPTGFQQSPLVAVLKSGASAAGKRLLSSWSKTLSSTNSVSGEGLCCGLLARVCRPAAHRLVVKTLRREPPGGVLLPGSRCRRARRAPCEGTMPRMDAHAAWRW; from the coding sequence GTGTTGCGAGCAGCGCTCGATGTAGCGCGTCGCGCGCTACCCAAGTACAGCCATCGCTTCAGCCCCAAGAAGTTCACGCAGCATCAACTCTTCGCCTGCCTGGTGCTCAAGGAGTTCCTGCAACTGGACTATCGCGGCCTCGAAGCGTTACTGGCCGAGAACGCTTCGCTACGTGACGTGCTCGGACTAGCGACGGCACCCGACTATAGCACCGTGGCCCGCGCCTCGCGACGCTTGCTGTTGAGTTCACGTGTCCAGCGACTACTCGACCAGACGCTCCGTCGCGCGCGAGTGCTTCGTAAACTCAAGCGGGTGCAACTGGCGGCCATCGATTGCAGCGGCTTCGAAGCGCACCGCGTGAGCCATTACTTCGTGCGGCGTCGGGCGCGGGACGGAAAAACCACGGGAAAATGGCACACCACGACCTATCGCCGCTTTCCCAAGATCGCCCTGGTCTGCGATTGCCATAGTCACTTGATCTTGTCGGCTACCACGCATCAGGGGCCCGCGCCTGACTTCGATTGCTGGGATGCCACGGTCGACCAGGCGCGGCGGCGGTTGCGGATCAACAAGCTACTGGCCGATGCCGGCTTCGACGCCGAGTGGATTCATCAGGCAGCCCGGATCGTCTACGGCATGCGTACACTGATCCCGGCCAAGCATGGCCGGCCCACCGACAAGCCACCGCGGGGTTACTTTCGGCGGCGGATGGCGCGGCGCTTCGATCGCAAAACCTATCGCCAGCGCGCTCAGGTCGAGACCGTGTTCAGCATGCTCAAGCGACGGCTGGGATCAGCCGTCAACGCACATCATTACTGGAGCCAGTGCCGCGCCTTGCTCCTCAAGGCCATCACCCATAACCTGATGATCCTCAGACCACCAACAGGTTTTCAACAGAGCCCGCTTGTCGCAGTTTTGAAGTCGGGAGCGAGCGCGGCTGGGAAGCGACTTCTGTCGTCCTGGTCAAAAACATTGTCATCGACAAATTCCGTTAGCGGGGAGGGTTTATGCTGCGGTCTGCTGGCGCGAGTGTGCCGACCTGCCGCGCATCGATTGGTTGTCAAGACGCTGCGGCGAGAACCGCCGGGCGGAGTTTTGCTGCCGGGAAGTCGATGTCGGCGCGCACGGCGAGCGCCGTGCGAGGGAACCATGCCCCGCATGGACGCTCACGCGGCGTGGCGGTGGTAG